In a single window of the Melioribacteraceae bacterium genome:
- a CDS encoding DUF4145 domain-containing protein, whose translation MISEKSTQSYWDTFFKNQIEGESDRATVIITSSILDQALESVLRNYLVQLNSTDDPLFDSAYAPLSNFSAKIDLAFRIGLLPPNFAKALHLIRKIRNDFAHNVSACTFNEPQVRNRVLELNKTIGVTNLLSGKLKNFQPGVRGDFEMNSSLLIWMIWADAERIQALKTPDEWKPSEELTNKIIDSVEKVQKQTNTV comes from the coding sequence ATGATTTCAGAAAAAAGCACACAGTCATATTGGGATACTTTTTTTAAGAATCAAATTGAAGGTGAATCTGATAGAGCTACGGTTATAATAACTTCTTCAATACTTGATCAAGCTCTTGAATCAGTTCTTAGAAATTACTTAGTTCAACTTAATTCAACTGATGATCCATTGTTCGACAGCGCATATGCACCATTATCAAATTTTAGTGCTAAAATAGATTTGGCATTTCGAATTGGCTTACTTCCTCCAAATTTTGCTAAAGCTTTGCACCTCATTAGAAAAATTAGAAACGATTTTGCACATAATGTTAGTGCTTGCACATTTAATGAACCTCAAGTTAGAAATCGCGTTCTTGAACTTAATAAAACGATAGGTGTGACAAATTTGCTATCTGGTAAATTAAAGAATTTCCAGCCTGGAGTACGTGGTGATTTTGAGATGAATTCTTCTTTACTTATATGGATGATTTGGGCAGATGCTGAAAGGATTCAAGCTCTAAAGACTCCAGATGAATGGAAACCTTCAGAAGAATTAACAAATAAGATTATTGATTCTGTTGAAAAAGTACAAAAACAGACGAATACTGTTTAA
- a CDS encoding GNAT family N-acetyltransferase, whose product MIREYHETDLKYVIEVWHSSVLIAHNFLTEEFIRIEQNNLIDVYIPNTKTFVYLYDNIVVGFISLIGNEVGGLFVSPLYQRKNIGKLLIEYSEKLVGKLEVEVFDKNIIGKSFYYKNNFLLIKESIHKETSEKVLRLRQK is encoded by the coding sequence ATGATAAGAGAATACCATGAAACAGATTTAAAATATGTTATTGAAGTATGGCATAGCTCAGTATTGATTGCGCATAATTTCCTAACGGAAGAATTTATTAGAATCGAGCAGAATAATTTGATAGATGTATATATCCCAAATACGAAAACATTTGTTTATTTGTATGATAATATTGTAGTAGGTTTTATATCATTAATTGGAAACGAGGTTGGAGGATTATTTGTTTCTCCTCTTTATCAACGCAAAAATATTGGTAAACTACTAATAGAGTATTCTGAAAAATTAGTTGGCAAATTAGAAGTTGAAGTTTTTGACAAGAATATTATTGGTAAATCTTTTTATTATAAGAATAATTTTTTGTTAATAAAAGAATCAATACATAAAGAAACAAGCGAAAAAGTTTTGCGTTTACGTCAAAAGTAA
- a CDS encoding ATP-dependent helicase, producing the protein MSEENKYEKSDKERSESVNKILISTSSKKVVVAGPGTGKTFLFKEILKNKSNTLTLTFVNSLVEDLSLELYGMSDVRTLHSYARGMLAKLSNSEINVFHKFSRIVKEDAKILLNVEIDSSKLFHERDDDNDHLKFFKKRRDYYNYYGYASIIFAIVKYFEKYKEKVPIYEQILIDEFQDFNLLEVSLIDLLSEKSPILLAGDDDQALYVFKSAKTKYIRERYSGVIPEYEAFTLPYCSRCTNVVVEATNDVINEAKKHGLLNGRIEKEYKYFNDEKKNKICELHPKISYAQVFDKQIPWFIEKSIKELVKQERKSFSALIISPYKKQSHNIADSLIAKGFQNIDFVIKDDDDINILDGFKLLIENKNDNLGWRIVTKFILPEEDFISLIKGTDAQPDKPIKEFLTKEYRDKINCIYKVLKYIKEDKPINKDDFDKATSTLDISSYSVIKEYLYKQIDNNNIRTGDPALRKIPIKSTTIQSSKGLAADIVFITHFDDRYFIKDTNVTDQDICNFLVAITRTRNKLFLISSLKEEPTFLKWLNKDRYEKVTD; encoded by the coding sequence ATGTCTGAAGAAAATAAATATGAAAAATCTGATAAAGAACGAAGTGAATCTGTAAATAAAATTCTAATATCAACCTCATCAAAAAAAGTTGTCGTAGCCGGTCCTGGGACTGGGAAAACTTTTCTTTTTAAAGAAATTCTAAAAAACAAATCAAATACGCTAACTCTTACTTTTGTTAATTCCTTAGTTGAAGATTTATCTCTTGAATTATATGGAATGTCCGATGTTAGAACACTTCATAGTTATGCAAGGGGAATGCTTGCTAAGCTCTCAAATTCCGAAATTAATGTATTTCACAAATTTTCCAGAATTGTTAAAGAAGATGCCAAGATTCTACTCAATGTAGAGATAGATTCCAGTAAATTATTTCACGAAAGAGATGATGATAATGATCATCTTAAATTTTTCAAAAAAAGGCGTGACTATTATAATTATTACGGCTATGCATCGATCATTTTTGCAATTGTTAAATATTTTGAAAAATATAAAGAAAAAGTTCCTATTTACGAACAAATATTAATTGATGAATTCCAAGATTTTAATTTATTGGAAGTTTCACTTATTGACCTATTATCTGAGAAAAGTCCAATTTTGTTGGCTGGTGATGATGACCAAGCACTTTATGTATTTAAGAGCGCAAAAACAAAATACATTCGAGAAAGATATAGCGGAGTAATACCAGAATATGAAGCATTTACACTTCCATATTGTTCTCGTTGCACAAATGTAGTTGTTGAAGCTACAAATGATGTTATTAATGAAGCTAAAAAGCACGGATTATTAAACGGACGTATTGAAAAGGAATACAAATATTTCAATGATGAAAAGAAGAATAAGATTTGTGAATTACATCCTAAAATATCATATGCACAAGTATTTGATAAACAAATTCCTTGGTTTATTGAAAAGAGTATAAAAGAACTAGTCAAGCAAGAAAGAAAAAGTTTTTCAGCATTGATAATCTCGCCATATAAAAAGCAATCACATAATATTGCTGATAGCCTGATCGCAAAAGGGTTTCAGAATATTGATTTCGTTATCAAGGACGATGATGATATCAACATACTAGATGGATTCAAATTATTAATAGAAAACAAGAATGACAATCTTGGTTGGAGGATTGTAACCAAATTTATTCTACCAGAAGAAGACTTTATTTCTTTGATAAAGGGAACTGATGCTCAACCTGATAAACCAATCAAAGAGTTTCTTACGAAAGAGTATAGGGACAAGATCAATTGTATATATAAAGTTCTCAAATATATTAAAGAAGATAAGCCTATTAATAAAGATGATTTTGATAAGGCAACTTCTACACTTGATATTAGTTCTTATTCAGTTATAAAAGAATATCTATACAAACAAATTGATAATAACAATATAAGAACCGGAGATCCTGCATTACGAAAAATTCCTATTAAGTCTACGACAATCCAAAGTTCAAAAGGGTTAGCTGCTGATATTGTTTTTATTACACATTTCGATGATCGTTATTTCATAAAAGATACAAATGTTACCGATCAAGACATTTGCAATTTTCTCGTAGCAATTACAAGAACTAGAAATAAACTATTCTTGATTTCATCCCTTAAGGAGGAACCAACATTTTTAAAATGGTTGAATAAAGATCGTTATGAGAAAGTTACAGATTGA
- a CDS encoding caspase family protein — MKIAIVVGISEHDNVSYNLTAPQNDVDYIYEALHETGNYEELLKISEKLSSVKLKERITDFIEKFKEQDIEEVFFYFSGHGNFDGKEFHFILSDYKDTQPKQTSLENSELDSWLKSTNPQLVIKVVDACNAGVQYVKDPQAFKKYIDDSNKKFNNCYFMFSSLSNQSSVASDKISLFTSSFLHSLTTNANAIIRYKDIIDYISDDFENNTYQTPYFLVQATNTEKFGAVSEAYRKKVDDFMADKVKNDDIKDDEKETTPDILDFVKKEAAKYCTEDELISRLEHIKNQIIDYKLNSELSNLYDIKSTFLEEYGSFFKGLNQIGDWLEENDAKYFAEVKREQEAYYIADPFDAMTALTGGERRKIKKYREVIVGIEITQEVPYKAIEIIGYPKYENLEYNGLLLLFVFSKTKIRFFYSFISFKQLNWNEKRIKGETKWKTLECDLKDIETVSNEINNILGMYQKFILDPLENRFRDDVN, encoded by the coding sequence ATGAAAATCGCAATAGTCGTTGGAATAAGTGAACATGACAATGTGTCGTATAATTTAACCGCTCCTCAAAATGATGTTGATTATATATATGAAGCATTGCACGAGACTGGTAATTATGAAGAGTTATTAAAAATTTCTGAAAAGTTATCTAGTGTAAAATTGAAGGAAAGAATAACAGATTTTATTGAAAAATTCAAAGAACAAGATATAGAGGAAGTATTCTTTTATTTCAGTGGGCATGGTAATTTCGATGGCAAAGAATTTCATTTTATTCTGAGCGATTATAAAGATACCCAACCCAAACAAACTTCTTTAGAAAACTCAGAATTAGATAGTTGGTTAAAATCAACAAATCCACAACTTGTTATTAAAGTTGTTGACGCATGTAATGCTGGTGTTCAATATGTAAAAGATCCGCAAGCATTTAAAAAATATATAGATGATTCGAACAAGAAATTTAATAATTGTTATTTCATGTTTTCATCTCTTAGCAATCAATCATCGGTTGCCAGTGACAAAATAAGTCTGTTTACAAGTAGTTTTTTACATTCTTTAACTACAAATGCCAATGCTATCATTAGATATAAGGATATAATCGATTATATTTCTGATGATTTCGAAAATAACACATATCAAACTCCTTATTTTTTAGTGCAAGCAACAAATACAGAAAAATTTGGAGCTGTTTCAGAGGCTTATCGCAAAAAAGTTGATGATTTTATGGCCGATAAAGTTAAGAATGACGATATTAAAGATGATGAGAAAGAAACAACCCCAGATATTTTAGACTTTGTAAAAAAGGAAGCTGCTAAATATTGCACCGAAGATGAACTAATATCCCGCCTTGAACATATTAAGAACCAAATCATCGACTATAAATTAAATTCAGAGTTAAGCAATCTGTATGATATCAAATCAACGTTTTTAGAAGAATATGGCTCGTTTTTCAAAGGTTTAAATCAAATAGGAGATTGGCTAGAAGAAAATGATGCTAAGTATTTCGCCGAAGTTAAAAGAGAACAAGAAGCATATTATATAGCAGATCCATTTGATGCTATGACGGCACTTACGGGTGGAGAACGAAGAAAAATTAAAAAGTATAGAGAAGTTATTGTTGGCATTGAAATCACACAAGAAGTGCCTTACAAGGCAATTGAGATTATCGGTTATCCAAAGTACGAAAACTTGGAATATAACGGTTTGTTATTACTTTTCGTTTTTTCTAAAACAAAAATTAGGTTCTTCTATTCTTTTATTTCGTTCAAACAATTAAACTGGAATGAAAAAAGAATTAAAGGAGAAACGAAATGGAAGACACTTGAATGTGATTTGAAAGATATTGAAACCGTATCTAATGAAATCAATAACATTTTGGGAATGTACCAGAAATTTATATTAGACCCATTAGAAAACAGATTTCGTGATGACGTAAACTAA